One stretch of Candidatus Dormiibacterota bacterium DNA includes these proteins:
- a CDS encoding crosslink repair DNA glycosylase YcaQ family protein, producing MIALSAAEARRLLLHRQGLGAAAERRGRTDDRVAAMLRRLGAVQLDTISVLARSHELVTYARLGAVGRAAVEAAYWGRPPRAFEYWAHAACVLPLEEWPWFEARRRRNRARRERTERSTAAARSEVLARLADLGPVTTADLGGAKNGAGIWWDWSPLKLAVEELLAGGEVVCVERRGWRRVYELADRAVPAELRALAPPDDVDCAAHLVGLAAERLGVGTVQDLADYFRLPLADARAGIEAARLTPVAVEAWGEPAWADPAALVAPPPPARFRPVLLSPFDSLLWDRRRAERTLGFVHRLEAYVPRALRLHGYFVMPLLAGGRIRGRVDPARSGHTLVARRVSVDPPAVPAMARALVEAASWVGCDAVAVEEVVPAELAGPLRAAVAAAGG from the coding sequence CCGCCGAGCGGCGGGGGCGGACCGATGACCGGGTGGCCGCGATGCTGCGGCGGCTCGGAGCGGTGCAGCTCGACACCATCTCGGTGCTCGCCCGCTCCCACGAGCTGGTCACCTACGCGCGGCTCGGCGCAGTCGGCCGCGCCGCGGTCGAGGCCGCGTACTGGGGCAGGCCGCCGCGCGCCTTCGAGTACTGGGCCCACGCCGCCTGCGTGCTGCCGCTGGAGGAGTGGCCGTGGTTCGAGGCGCGCCGCCGCCGCAACCGGGCGCGGCGGGAGCGCACCGAGCGCAGCACCGCCGCGGCCCGGAGCGAGGTGCTCGCCCGGCTCGCCGACCTCGGCCCGGTGACCACCGCCGACCTCGGAGGCGCCAAGAACGGCGCGGGGATCTGGTGGGACTGGTCGCCGCTCAAGCTCGCCGTCGAGGAGCTGCTCGCCGGCGGCGAGGTGGTCTGCGTGGAGCGGCGCGGCTGGCGGCGCGTCTACGAGCTCGCCGACCGGGCGGTGCCCGCCGAGCTGCGCGCTCTCGCGCCCCCCGACGACGTGGACTGCGCCGCCCACCTCGTCGGCCTGGCGGCGGAGCGGCTGGGGGTGGGGACGGTGCAGGACCTCGCCGACTACTTCCGCCTCCCGCTCGCCGACGCCCGCGCCGGGATCGAGGCGGCGCGGCTGACCCCCGTCGCCGTCGAGGCCTGGGGCGAGCCCGCCTGGGCCGACCCAGCCGCGCTGGTGGCCCCGCCGCCGCCGGCGCGGTTTCGCCCGGTGCTGCTCTCGCCCTTCGACTCGCTGCTGTGGGACCGGCGCCGCGCCGAGCGGACCCTGGGCTTCGTCCACCGCCTCGAGGCGTACGTCCCGCGGGCGCTGCGCCTGCACGGCTACTTCGTCATGCCGCTGCTCGCCGGCGGCCGGATCCGCGGCCGGGTCGACCCGGCGCGGAGCGGCCACACCCTGGTGGCGCGCCGGGTCTCGGTCGACCCCCCCGCGGTCCCGGCGATGGCGCGGGCGCTGGTGGAGGCGGCGTCCTGGGTGGGGTGCGACGCGGTCGCGGTGGAGGAGGTGGTGCCCGCGGAGCTGGCGGGGCCGCTGCGCGCCGCGGTGGCGGCGGCCGGAGGCTGA
- a CDS encoding helix-turn-helix transcriptional regulator has translation MDKKRGGSPAAGAGAPLHNRIAVLRAERGLSRQQLADRVEVNYQTVGYLERGDYNPSLELAFRLSEVFGVPIEAIFSRRAFRPMSEELYSRQPGGGLTDER, from the coding sequence GTGGACAAAAAACGAGGTGGATCTCCGGCGGCCGGCGCCGGCGCCCCCCTGCACAACCGCATCGCGGTGCTCCGGGCCGAGCGCGGGCTCTCCCGGCAGCAGCTGGCCGACCGGGTCGAGGTGAACTACCAGACCGTCGGCTACCTCGAGCGCGGTGACTACAACCCCAGCCTCGAGCTCGCCTTCCGGCTGAGCGAGGTCTTCGGGGTACCGATCGAGGCGATCTTCTCGCGCCGGGCGTTCCGCCCGATGAGCGAGGAGCTCTACAGCCGCCAGCCCGGGGGAGGGCTCACCGATGAGCGCTGA